Proteins from a genomic interval of Nautilia sp. PV-1:
- a CDS encoding PAS domain-containing protein: protein MIDQARIDEKLKAGKRLSKLDAPKTITNDEKVMSENDFIVSKTDTKGYITYCNRIFVNMAGWSRKELIGANHNIIRHPHMPKIAFKILWDLIQAKHEFFGFVKNLRKDGGYYWVLAYITPDLDLNGNIIGYTSFRKKPSRKGIETIEPIYEQLVDAEKSGGISASYELLKKLLKADDETVVDKYHELVFNLQKG from the coding sequence ATGATTGACCAGGCAAGGATTGACGAGAAGTTGAAAGCCGGAAAAAGGCTTTCCAAGCTTGATGCTCCTAAAACTATTACCAATGATGAAAAAGTAATGAGCGAAAATGATTTTATCGTTTCCAAAACTGATACAAAAGGATACATAACATATTGTAACAGAATATTTGTGAATATGGCCGGTTGGAGCAGAAAAGAGCTTATAGGTGCAAATCACAATATAATCCGTCATCCTCATATGCCGAAAATCGCTTTTAAAATTTTATGGGATCTGATTCAGGCTAAACATGAGTTTTTCGGTTTTGTAAAAAATTTAAGAAAAGACGGAGGATATTACTGGGTTTTGGCTTATATTACCCCGGATTTGGATCTGAACGGAAATATTATAGGATATACCTCTTTTAGAAAAAAACCGTCAAGAAAAGGAATAGAAACTATAGAACCGATATATGAACAATTGGTAGATGCAGAAAAAAGCGGAGGAATCAGCGCCAGTTATGAACTGCTTAAGAAACTGTTAAAAGCCGATGACGAAACGGTTGTAGATAAGTATCACGAATTAGTATTTAACTTGCAAAAAGGGTAA
- a CDS encoding methyl-accepting chemotaxis protein, producing the protein MKFKEMLTLRFIAILIANFLLLAYMIYLKQYIAVGVYVVFIILAYFLPSNKKRESDHKNIFQKIGKTVDDAYNGKLSSRVLLDGESTLEEQIGWNINEMLDQIEDLLRESKNTIQAIINGDEYRYIMPSGLHGEFRNVALEFEKAIESLKVSKKVERISALSKKFIEIDGGVTANMERVGNEIYEIDNAFKEITAKVKASTTQADKTYYLMQESKNDFTLLSEKVQETSNEITQMAENIHSISNIVELIKDIADQTNLLALNAAIEAARAGEHGRGFAVVADNVRDLAERTQKATNEIAITIQTLQQQFNGIEENTNQVVKIGDKSYETLQNFEQVLDILKKELTEVSTISDKNTLKLIFITFKISHIIYKSNIYSAITKEKVEDEILSITDKNCKLGEWLNKPEIKEMLKGFKDLNNLMKYHKLIHDIGIEILERVRKEGITKQNPKWYYERLLELEKYAKLTFQELDKLAEYATKENIVADLLEKSKE; encoded by the coding sequence ATGAAATTTAAAGAAATGTTAACATTAAGATTTATTGCGATTTTAATTGCAAATTTTTTGCTTTTAGCTTATATGATTTATCTTAAGCAGTATATTGCAGTAGGAGTATATGTTGTTTTTATAATACTGGCATATTTTTTACCCTCTAATAAAAAGAGGGAGTCAGACCATAAAAATATTTTTCAAAAAATCGGCAAAACCGTCGATGACGCTTACAATGGAAAACTTTCCAGCAGAGTACTCTTGGACGGAGAAAGTACTTTGGAAGAACAGATAGGCTGGAATATAAATGAAATGCTTGATCAGATAGAAGATCTGCTCAGAGAATCCAAAAACACAATACAGGCTATTATAAACGGAGACGAATACAGATATATAATGCCAAGTGGGCTTCACGGAGAATTCAGAAACGTTGCTTTGGAATTTGAAAAGGCGATTGAATCTCTGAAAGTATCAAAAAAAGTTGAAAGAATAAGCGCGCTTTCTAAAAAGTTTATTGAAATAGACGGCGGTGTTACCGCAAATATGGAAAGAGTCGGAAATGAAATTTATGAAATAGACAACGCATTTAAAGAAATAACCGCAAAAGTTAAAGCTTCTACAACACAGGCTGACAAAACATATTATTTAATGCAGGAAAGCAAAAACGATTTTACTCTTCTTAGCGAAAAAGTTCAGGAAACATCCAATGAAATAACCCAGATGGCTGAAAATATTCATTCGATTTCCAATATTGTGGAACTTATTAAAGATATCGCCGACCAGACAAATCTGCTTGCTTTAAACGCGGCGATTGAAGCAGCCAGAGCCGGAGAACACGGAAGAGGGTTTGCCGTTGTCGCCGACAACGTAAGAGACTTGGCTGAAAGAACGCAAAAAGCCACAAACGAAATTGCCATTACAATACAAACCCTGCAGCAGCAGTTTAACGGTATAGAGGAAAACACTAACCAGGTTGTTAAAATCGGAGACAAATCTTATGAAACGCTTCAGAATTTTGAGCAGGTGCTTGATATTCTGAAAAAAGAACTTACAGAAGTGAGTACCATTTCAGACAAAAACACATTAAAGCTTATTTTTATTACATTTAAAATATCTCATATTATCTATAAATCAAATATATATTCTGCCATTACGAAAGAAAAAGTTGAAGACGAAATCTTAAGTATTACGGATAAAAACTGCAAACTAGGCGAATGGCTCAATAAACCTGAAATTAAAGAAATGTTAAAAGGATTTAAGGATCTGAACAATTTGATGAAATACCATAAATTAATACATGATATAGGTATTGAAATACTTGAAAGAGTAAGAAAAGAAGGTATAACCAAACAAAATCCAAAATGGTATTACGAAAGACTGCTTGAGCTTGAAAAATATGCTAAACTTACGTTCCAAGAATTAGACAAATTAGCAGAATATGCTACAAAAGAAAATATTGTAGCGGATTTACTTGAAAAATCTAAGGAGTAA
- the gltX gene encoding glutamate--tRNA ligase, with product MLRFAPSPTGDMHIGNLRVAIFNYIVAKQKNEKLLIRIEDTDKERNIEGKDVEILNILKLFGIEYDNVVYQSANLHLHQEMAKKLLDFKKAFVCFCDEEEINFQREKAKIEKRPYRYSGKCESLSSEEIRNKIEKKIPFVVRLRKPQHNIKFNDLIKGEFDFSPFEIDSFIIMRKDFTPTYNFACSIDDMLYDITLVIRGEDHLSNTPKQIAIREALGYDKEIKYAHLPIILNEEGKKMSKRDSASSVKWLLEEGFLPEAIANYLILLGNSFENEIFTLKEAIEFFDITKISKAPAKFDLGKLRFINKEHMKRIEKLTHYIAYHEEYEPLAKLYLDEVSTIKELKEKLDNIFSKQNFNEFTEEVEILKQEILNSELEDDYNDFKKRIMNNTGLKGKKLFMPLRMIMVGSKQGPEIKDLYAIMKPYLKMIIKEYR from the coding sequence ATGTTAAGATTTGCGCCGAGTCCGACAGGTGATATGCATATAGGTAATTTAAGAGTTGCTATTTTTAACTATATAGTTGCAAAACAGAAAAACGAAAAACTTTTAATAAGAATAGAAGATACGGATAAAGAAAGAAATATAGAAGGCAAAGATGTTGAAATACTGAATATTTTAAAATTATTCGGTATAGAATACGATAACGTTGTTTACCAGTCCGCAAATTTACATTTGCATCAGGAAATGGCAAAAAAACTGCTTGATTTTAAAAAAGCGTTTGTCTGTTTCTGTGATGAAGAAGAGATAAATTTTCAAAGGGAAAAAGCAAAAATTGAAAAAAGACCTTACAGATACAGCGGTAAGTGTGAAAGTCTTTCAAGTGAAGAGATAAGAAACAAAATTGAAAAAAAGATACCGTTTGTGGTGAGACTCAGAAAACCGCAGCACAATATAAAATTTAACGATTTAATCAAAGGCGAATTTGATTTTTCACCTTTTGAAATAGACAGTTTTATTATTATGAGAAAAGATTTTACGCCTACATATAACTTTGCGTGCTCTATTGACGATATGCTGTATGACATTACTCTGGTAATAAGAGGAGAAGACCATCTGAGCAATACTCCTAAGCAGATAGCAATAAGAGAGGCGTTAGGCTATGATAAAGAGATAAAATATGCACATTTGCCAATCATTCTTAATGAAGAAGGCAAAAAAATGAGCAAGCGTGACAGTGCCAGCTCTGTTAAATGGCTTTTGGAAGAAGGGTTTTTGCCTGAAGCGATTGCCAATTATCTGATACTGCTAGGTAACAGTTTCGAAAACGAGATATTTACTTTAAAAGAAGCCATAGAGTTTTTTGATATTACTAAAATTTCAAAAGCACCGGCAAAATTCGATTTAGGGAAACTCAGATTTATAAATAAAGAACATATGAAAAGAATAGAAAAACTTACTCATTATATTGCGTACCATGAAGAGTACGAACCGTTGGCAAAACTGTATCTTGATGAAGTTTCAACTATAAAAGAGCTTAAAGAAAAACTTGACAATATATTTTCAAAACAAAACTTTAACGAATTTACAGAAGAAGTGGAAATATTAAAACAGGAAATTTTAAACAGCGAACTTGAAGACGATTATAACGATTTCAAGAAAAGAATTATGAACAATACCGGTTTAAAAGGTAAAAAACTGTTTATGCCTCTTAGAATGATAATGGTCGGTTCAAAACAGGGTCCTGAAATAAAAGATTTATATGCTATAATGAAACCGTACCTGAAAATGATTATTAAGGAGTATAGATGA
- a CDS encoding YggT family protein has translation MNTLLISILQFISILISIYIWVVIIAALITWVQPNPYNPIVRFLWNVTEPVYRWIRRYIPTTFGGFDIAPIILILALQFLQILINNIIMSL, from the coding sequence ATGAATACGTTATTGATATCTATATTGCAGTTTATATCCATTTTAATAAGTATTTATATATGGGTTGTAATTATTGCCGCGCTTATTACCTGGGTGCAGCCAAATCCTTATAATCCTATTGTAAGATTTTTATGGAATGTTACAGAGCCCGTTTACAGATGGATAAGACGCTATATTCCGACTACGTTCGGAGGGTTTGACATAGCTCCGATTATACTTATTTTAGCTCTTCAGTTTCTCCAGATTTTGATTAATAATATAATTATGTCGTTATGA
- a CDS encoding transglycosylase SLT domain-containing protein, with amino-acid sequence MRLIFLFFPLFLFSLNLSELLTHPKSYVRDFYLTQFMRETNSTVLAFKAYNSMYKQKPFKHLKILAQKSPLFKNIYQCVNVKPEYVKDVDISCVLNNGLSLKTMSKLNKKDLQYLYNKLPPSKEKEAVYAFLHNDFSNVFKSRDLGYYFIINYPDKKIDQKITDFSLFEDRYFYLFVKYAVLNNLPEIEKSLLSLNYKNFDDRVKWWLFINALKNSKDKLAKKILYTINRKTSKIYFWMWQLGNKAAKEKLLENPRVNFYTLYAYESVNKKFFIKNKIIYNSVKKPKYNQYNPWDVLKFWDELKRRENLFSFAKELDSNKSIALKAIVLDKAFKYKYNIYITPKMYNDENVSFKAFVYAIARQESRFIPASVSRSYALGTMQLMPFLVRDYHSDVFEQFNYTENVKLGAKHLKWLFSKLHDPLMVAYAYNGGIGFLKNKVLSYFKYKGKYQPFLSMELVPYDESREYGKKVIANFIIYSHIFGDNNITLHKELKR; translated from the coding sequence ATGAGGCTGATTTTTTTATTTTTTCCTCTTTTTCTTTTTTCTTTAAATCTCTCAGAACTTCTTACCCATCCTAAAAGCTACGTAAGAGATTTCTATCTGACTCAGTTTATGAGGGAAACAAATTCAACGGTACTGGCATTCAAAGCCTATAATTCAATGTACAAACAAAAACCTTTTAAACATCTGAAAATTTTGGCTCAAAAGTCTCCTTTATTTAAAAATATATATCAGTGTGTGAATGTCAAGCCCGAATATGTGAAAGATGTTGATATATCTTGTGTTTTAAATAACGGCCTTTCCCTTAAAACAATGTCTAAACTTAATAAAAAAGATTTACAGTATCTTTATAATAAACTGCCTCCTAGCAAAGAAAAAGAGGCGGTTTACGCCTTTTTGCATAATGATTTCAGCAATGTATTTAAAAGCAGGGATTTGGGATATTATTTCATAATAAATTATCCTGATAAAAAAATAGACCAGAAAATAACGGATTTTTCACTGTTTGAAGACAGATATTTTTATCTGTTTGTAAAATATGCGGTGCTTAATAATCTCCCTGAAATAGAAAAATCACTTTTGAGCCTGAATTATAAAAATTTTGACGACAGGGTTAAATGGTGGCTTTTTATTAATGCTTTAAAAAACAGTAAAGATAAGCTGGCGAAAAAAATACTTTATACGATAAATAGAAAAACTTCCAAAATATATTTTTGGATGTGGCAGCTGGGCAATAAAGCGGCAAAAGAAAAACTGCTTGAAAATCCGAGAGTGAATTTTTACACTTTATATGCGTATGAAAGTGTTAATAAGAAGTTTTTTATTAAAAACAAAATAATTTACAATTCTGTAAAAAAACCTAAATACAATCAGTATAATCCTTGGGATGTGCTGAAATTCTGGGATGAACTGAAACGCAGAGAGAATCTTTTCTCTTTTGCGAAAGAGCTTGACTCAAATAAAAGTATTGCTTTAAAAGCTATTGTTTTGGATAAAGCTTTTAAATATAAATACAATATATATATTACGCCTAAAATGTATAATGACGAAAATGTCTCTTTTAAGGCTTTTGTATATGCCATTGCCAGACAGGAAAGCAGATTTATACCTGCAAGTGTAAGCAGAAGCTATGCTTTGGGAACGATGCAGCTGATGCCGTTTTTGGTCAGGGATTATCATTCCGACGTGTTTGAACAGTTTAATTATACTGAGAATGTGAAACTGGGAGCCAAGCATTTGAAATGGCTTTTTTCCAAGCTGCACGATCCTCTTATGGTGGCTTATGCATATAACGGAGGAATCGGGTTTTTAAAAAACAAAGTGCTTTCATATTTTAAATATAAAGGGAAATACCAGCCTTTTTTAAGTATGGAGCTTGTGCCTTATGATGAAAGCAGGGAGTACGGGAAAAAAGTAATTGCGAATTTTATAATATATTCACATATATTCGGAGATAATAATATTACACTTCATAAAGAACTTAAAAGGTGA